One Streptomyces drozdowiczii DNA segment encodes these proteins:
- a CDS encoding 3-hydroxyacyl-CoA dehydrogenase family protein: MDTPLSTIAVVGLGTMGTGIAEVLARSGREVIGIDTDEAAARRAVASLAASTARAVERGRITEEERRDALSRFRTFSDLQAAADAELVIEVVPESYEIKQQVFRELDAIVSPATILATGTNALSVTRLAAESQRPERVLGLHFFNPAPAMKLVEVVSSVLTAPPAVQAVTELARLLGKEPVAIGDRPGFVADGLLFGYLNQAAAMYEANYATREDIDAAMKLGCGLPMGPLALLDLIGIDTARTVLEAMYSSSHDRLHAPAPILGQLASAGLTGRKAGRGFYTYAEPGSQSVVPDALTPAPRGAEAAGRPVRSVGVAGSGTMASGIAEVFAKAGYDVVLAARGQEKADLAKARIAKSLDRSVAKGRLSERARDEALGRIAAAASLDAFAEVDLAVEAVAEDLVVKQELFATLDKVCRPGAVLATTTSSLPVVAIARATGRPEDVVGMHFFNPAPAMKLVEVVRTVLTADDVRATVHEVCHAVRKHPVDCGDRAGFIVNALLFPYLNNAIKMVEEHYASLDDIDAAMKLGGGYPMGPFELLDVVGLDVSLAIEKVLHNEFRDPGLAPAPLLEHLVAAGCLGRKTGRGFREYARR, encoded by the coding sequence ATGGACACCCCTCTCTCCACCATTGCCGTCGTCGGCCTCGGCACGATGGGCACCGGAATCGCCGAGGTCCTGGCCCGCTCCGGCCGTGAGGTCATCGGCATCGACACCGACGAGGCCGCCGCCCGCCGGGCCGTCGCCTCGCTGGCGGCGTCCACCGCACGCGCCGTGGAGCGCGGGCGGATCACCGAGGAGGAGCGGCGCGACGCGCTCTCCCGCTTCCGTACGTTCTCCGACCTCCAGGCGGCCGCCGACGCGGAGCTGGTCATCGAGGTCGTGCCGGAGTCGTACGAGATCAAGCAGCAGGTCTTCCGGGAGCTCGACGCGATCGTCTCCCCCGCCACGATCCTCGCGACCGGCACCAACGCCCTGTCGGTGACCCGTCTCGCGGCCGAGTCGCAGCGCCCCGAGCGGGTGCTCGGTCTGCACTTCTTCAACCCGGCGCCGGCGATGAAGCTGGTCGAGGTGGTCTCCTCGGTGCTGACCGCCCCGCCCGCCGTCCAGGCGGTCACCGAGCTGGCGCGCCTGCTGGGCAAGGAGCCGGTGGCCATCGGCGACCGGCCCGGGTTCGTCGCGGACGGGCTGCTGTTCGGCTATCTCAACCAGGCCGCCGCGATGTACGAGGCGAACTACGCGACCCGCGAGGACATCGACGCCGCGATGAAGCTGGGCTGCGGTCTGCCGATGGGCCCGCTGGCCCTGCTGGACCTGATCGGCATCGACACGGCCCGCACGGTCCTGGAGGCGATGTACTCCTCCTCGCACGACCGCCTGCACGCCCCCGCGCCCATCCTGGGCCAGCTCGCCTCCGCCGGTCTCACCGGCCGCAAGGCGGGCCGCGGCTTCTACACCTACGCCGAGCCGGGCAGCCAGTCGGTGGTGCCGGACGCGCTGACGCCCGCGCCGCGCGGCGCGGAGGCGGCGGGGCGCCCCGTGCGCTCGGTGGGCGTCGCGGGCTCGGGGACGATGGCCTCGGGGATCGCGGAGGTCTTCGCCAAGGCCGGTTACGACGTGGTGCTCGCCGCGCGCGGCCAGGAGAAGGCGGACCTCGCCAAGGCCCGGATCGCCAAGTCGCTGGATCGCTCGGTCGCCAAGGGGCGGCTGAGCGAGCGGGCCCGGGACGAGGCGCTGGGCAGAATCGCCGCGGCGGCCTCGCTGGACGCCTTCGCGGAGGTGGACCTCGCGGTCGAGGCGGTCGCCGAGGACCTGGTGGTGAAGCAGGAGCTGTTCGCCACGCTGGACAAGGTGTGCCGGCCGGGCGCGGTGCTGGCCACGACGACCTCCTCGCTGCCGGTCGTCGCGATCGCCCGGGCCACCGGACGGCCCGAGGACGTCGTCGGGATGCACTTCTTCAACCCGGCGCCCGCGATGAAGCTGGTCGAGGTCGTGCGTACGGTGCTCACCGCCGACGACGTGCGCGCCACGGTCCACGAGGTGTGCCACGCGGTCCGCAAGCACCCGGTGGACTGCGGGGACCGGGCCGGATTCATCGTGAACGCGCTGCTGTTCCCGTACCTCAACAACGCCATCAAGATGGTCGAGGAGCACTACGCGTCCCTCGACGACATCGACGCCGCGATGAAGCTGGGCGGCGGCTACCCGATGGGCCCGTTCGAGCTGCTGGACGTGGTCGGGCTCGATGTCTCGCTGGCCATCGAGAAGGTGCTCCACAACGAGTTCCGCGACCCGGGCCTGGCGCCCGCCCCGCTCCTGGAGCACCTGGTGGCCGCGGGCTGCCTGGGCCGCAAGACGGGGCGCGGATTCCGCGAATATGCCCGGCGCTGA
- a CDS encoding GNAT family N-acetyltransferase encodes MNDHVTSDPARLLALFDRVMREEARPEAPGLRVERAGDVVRQVGAAHGWNGVVWSAPDLDAARADAAVAEQVAYCERAGCDAFEWKLYGHDRPADLGARLLAAGFKAEEPETLLVARVAELATAVRMPEGVRLEEVRDEAGAELMARANERAFGRDGSWLRRLVLERLREDPEHFVALVAMAGDEPVSSARMELYAGTGFAGLWGGGTDPAWRGRGVYRALVAFRAGVAAERGYDYLQVDATEDSRPILERLGFTALTTTTPYIYRPTPS; translated from the coding sequence ATGAACGATCATGTGACATCCGACCCGGCCCGCCTGCTCGCCCTTTTCGACCGGGTGATGCGCGAAGAGGCCCGCCCCGAGGCCCCCGGCCTCCGCGTCGAACGCGCCGGTGACGTCGTACGGCAGGTGGGCGCCGCGCACGGCTGGAACGGGGTGGTGTGGTCGGCTCCGGACCTGGACGCCGCCCGGGCGGACGCGGCGGTCGCGGAGCAGGTGGCGTACTGCGAGCGGGCGGGCTGCGACGCGTTCGAGTGGAAGCTCTACGGGCACGACCGGCCCGCCGACCTGGGGGCGCGGCTGCTGGCGGCGGGCTTCAAGGCGGAGGAGCCGGAGACGCTGCTCGTGGCGCGGGTGGCGGAGCTGGCGACGGCGGTGCGGATGCCGGAGGGCGTCCGGCTGGAGGAGGTGCGGGACGAGGCGGGCGCGGAGCTGATGGCACGCGCCAATGAGCGGGCCTTCGGCCGGGACGGGTCCTGGCTGCGCCGGCTGGTCCTGGAGCGGCTGCGGGAGGACCCGGAGCATTTCGTGGCGCTGGTGGCCATGGCGGGCGACGAGCCGGTCAGCTCGGCCCGGATGGAGCTGTATGCGGGCACGGGGTTCGCGGGGCTGTGGGGTGGCGGCACGGACCCCGCGTGGCGCGGGCGGGGCGTCTACCGGGCGCTGGTGGCCTTCCGGGCGGGCGTGGCGGCGGAGCGGGGCTACGACTACCTCCAGGTCGACGCCACCGAGGACAGCCGCCCGATCCTGGAGCGCCTCGGCTTCACGGCACTGACCACCACGACCCCGTACATCTACCGCCCCACCCCCTCCTGA
- a CDS encoding acyl-CoA dehydrogenase family protein: MTRLAQTAGLTEVQREILSTVRDFVDKEIIPVATQLEHRDEYPTEIVEGLKELGLFGLMIPEEYGGLGESLLTYALCVEEIARGWMSVSGIINTHFIVAYMLKQHGTQEQKDTFLPRMALGEVRGAFSMSEPALGSDVSAISSKGVRDGEEYVLNGQKMWLTNGGTSSLVAVLCRSDEGHPEGTAPHKSMTTFLVEKEPGFGEVRPGLTIPGKIDKMGYKGVDTTELIMDGLRIPANRVLGGVTGRGFYQMMDGVEVGRVNVAARGCGVAQRAFELGVSYAQQRQTFGKPIAQHQAIQFKLAEMATKVEAAHAMMVNAARKKDSGERNDLEAGMAKYLASEYCKEVVEDAFRIHGGYGFSKEYEIERLYREAPMLLIGEGTAEIQKMIIGRRLLEEYRFQG, translated from the coding sequence ATGACGCGACTCGCCCAGACGGCCGGGCTCACCGAGGTCCAGCGGGAGATCCTTTCGACGGTCAGGGACTTTGTCGACAAGGAGATCATTCCGGTCGCGACGCAGCTGGAGCACCGCGACGAGTACCCCACCGAGATCGTCGAGGGGCTGAAGGAACTCGGCCTGTTCGGCCTGATGATCCCCGAGGAGTACGGCGGTCTGGGCGAGTCACTGCTCACGTACGCGCTGTGCGTGGAGGAGATCGCCCGGGGCTGGATGAGCGTGTCGGGCATCATCAACACGCACTTCATCGTGGCGTACATGCTCAAGCAGCACGGCACGCAGGAGCAGAAGGACACCTTCCTGCCGCGCATGGCGCTGGGCGAGGTGCGGGGCGCGTTCTCGATGTCGGAGCCGGCGCTCGGCTCCGACGTGTCGGCGATCAGCTCCAAGGGCGTCAGGGACGGCGAGGAGTACGTCCTGAACGGCCAGAAGATGTGGCTGACGAACGGCGGCACGTCGTCTCTCGTCGCCGTCCTGTGCCGGAGTGACGAAGGACACCCCGAGGGCACCGCGCCGCACAAGTCGATGACGACGTTCCTGGTCGAGAAGGAACCGGGCTTCGGCGAGGTCCGCCCCGGGCTCACCATTCCCGGCAAGATCGACAAGATGGGCTACAAGGGGGTCGATACCACCGAGCTCATCATGGACGGACTGCGAATTCCGGCCAATCGCGTGCTGGGGGGTGTCACCGGCCGAGGGTTTTACCAAATGATGGACGGAGTCGAGGTCGGCCGGGTCAATGTGGCGGCCCGTGGCTGCGGTGTCGCACAGCGTGCTTTCGAACTGGGCGTTTCCTACGCACAGCAGCGCCAGACCTTCGGAAAGCCCATCGCGCAGCACCAGGCGATCCAGTTCAAGCTGGCCGAAATGGCCACCAAGGTCGAGGCCGCCCATGCGATGATGGTAAACGCAGCTCGCAAAAAGGACTCCGGGGAGCGAAACGACCTGGAGGCAGGGATGGCGAAGTACCTCGCCTCCGAGTACTGCAAGGAAGTCGTCGAGGACGCCTTCCGTATCCACGGCGGTTACGGCTTCTCCAAGGAGTACGAGATCGAGCGCCTCTACCGCGAGGCCCCGATGCTGCTGATCGGTGAAGGTACCGCCGAGATCCAGAAAATGATCATCGGGCGCCGGCTCCTCGAGGAGTACCGTTTCCAGGGTTGA
- the ccrA gene encoding crotonyl-CoA carboxylase/reductase, whose translation MKEILDAIQSQTEAKGGSAAPTAADFAALPVPESYRAVTVHKDEAEMFAGLDSRDKDPRKSLHVEDVPVPELGPGEALVAVMASSVNYNSVWTSIFEPVSTFGFLERYGRVSELTKRHDLPYHIIGSDLAGVVLRTGPGVNAWKPGDEVVAHCLSVELESSDGHNDTMLDPEQRIWGFETNFGGLAEIALVKSNQLMPKPDHLSWEEAAAPGLVNSTAYRQLVSRNGAGMKQGDNVLIWGASGGLGSYATQFALAGGANPICVVSSEQKAEICRRMGAEAIIDRNAEGYKFWQDEQNQDPREWKRFGKRIRELTGGEDVDIVFEHPGRETFGASVYVTRKGGTIVTCASTSGYNHEYDNRYLWMSLKRIIGSHFANYREAWEANRLIAKGKIHPTLSKVYSLEETGQAAHDVHRNAHQGKVGVLALAPREGMGVRDHEMREKHLDAINLFRDAPAERTISHSRNV comes from the coding sequence GTGAAGGAAATCCTGGACGCGATCCAGTCGCAGACCGAAGCGAAGGGCGGCTCCGCCGCGCCCACCGCCGCCGACTTCGCGGCGCTGCCCGTGCCCGAGTCGTACCGCGCGGTCACCGTCCACAAGGACGAGGCCGAGATGTTCGCGGGCCTCGACAGCCGCGACAAGGACCCGCGCAAGTCCCTCCATGTGGAGGACGTGCCGGTGCCGGAACTCGGCCCGGGCGAGGCCCTGGTCGCGGTCATGGCCAGCTCGGTGAACTACAACTCCGTCTGGACCTCGATCTTCGAGCCGGTCTCCACCTTCGGCTTCCTGGAGCGGTACGGACGGGTCAGCGAGCTGACCAAGCGCCACGACCTGCCGTACCACATCATCGGCTCCGACCTGGCGGGCGTCGTCCTGCGCACCGGCCCGGGCGTCAACGCCTGGAAGCCCGGTGACGAGGTCGTCGCACACTGCCTCTCGGTCGAGCTGGAGTCCTCGGACGGCCACAACGACACGATGCTCGACCCGGAGCAGCGGATCTGGGGATTCGAGACGAACTTCGGCGGCCTGGCGGAGATCGCACTCGTCAAGTCCAACCAGCTGATGCCGAAGCCCGATCACCTCAGCTGGGAGGAGGCCGCGGCTCCCGGGCTCGTCAACTCGACCGCGTACCGCCAGCTCGTCTCGCGCAACGGCGCCGGCATGAAGCAGGGCGACAACGTGCTGATCTGGGGCGCCAGCGGCGGACTCGGCTCCTACGCCACGCAGTTCGCGCTGGCCGGCGGCGCCAACCCGATCTGTGTCGTCTCCAGCGAGCAGAAGGCGGAGATCTGCCGGAGGATGGGCGCCGAGGCGATCATCGACCGCAACGCCGAGGGCTACAAGTTCTGGCAGGACGAGCAGAACCAGGACCCGCGCGAGTGGAAGCGGTTCGGCAAGCGCATCCGTGAACTGACCGGCGGCGAGGACGTGGACATCGTCTTCGAGCACCCCGGCCGCGAGACCTTCGGTGCCAGTGTCTACGTGACCCGCAAGGGCGGCACCATCGTCACCTGCGCCTCGACCTCGGGCTACAACCACGAGTACGACAACCGCTACCTGTGGATGTCGCTCAAGCGCATCATCGGCTCCCACTTCGCCAACTACCGCGAGGCGTGGGAGGCCAACCGCCTGATCGCCAAGGGCAAGATCCACCCGACGCTCTCCAAGGTCTACTCGCTGGAGGAGACCGGCCAGGCCGCCCACGACGTGCACCGCAACGCCCACCAGGGCAAGGTCGGCGTCCTGGCGCTGGCCCCGCGCGAGGGCATGGGCGTCCGCGACCACGAGATGCGCGAGAAGCACCTGGACGCCATCAACCTGTTCCGTGACGCGCCAGCGGAGCGGACCATCAGCCACAGCCGGAACGTCTGA
- a CDS encoding HpcH/HpaI aldolase/citrate lyase family protein → MTTPVNRLRPRRSCLAVPGSNPRFLEKAQGLPADQVFLDLEDACAPLAKEGARHHIVDALNNGDWTGKTRVVRVNDWTTHWTYRDVITVVEGAGPNLDCIMLPKVQDAQQVVALDLLLTQIEKTMGFEVGRIGIEAQIENAKGLVNIDEIGAASPRLETLIFGPADFMASINMKTLVVGQQPPGYPADAYHYILMRILMAARTHDLQAIDGPFLQIRDVDAYREVAGRAAALGFDGKWVLHPGQVDAANEVFSPSQEDYDHAELILDAYDWCTSEEGGKKGSAMLGDEMIDEASRKMALVIAGKGRAAGMQRTSKFEAPEA, encoded by the coding sequence ATGACCACCCCCGTCAACCGACTGCGCCCGCGCCGCTCGTGCCTGGCCGTGCCCGGCTCGAACCCGCGGTTCCTGGAGAAGGCCCAGGGCCTCCCGGCCGACCAGGTCTTCCTGGACCTGGAGGACGCCTGCGCGCCGCTCGCCAAGGAGGGCGCCCGCCACCACATCGTGGACGCCCTGAACAACGGTGACTGGACGGGCAAGACCCGGGTGGTCCGGGTCAACGACTGGACGACGCACTGGACGTACCGCGACGTCATCACGGTGGTCGAGGGCGCGGGGCCGAACCTCGACTGCATCATGCTGCCGAAGGTGCAGGACGCCCAGCAGGTCGTCGCGCTGGACCTGCTGCTGACCCAGATCGAGAAGACGATGGGCTTCGAGGTCGGCCGCATCGGCATCGAGGCGCAGATCGAGAACGCCAAGGGACTCGTCAACATCGACGAGATCGGCGCCGCCTCGCCCCGTCTGGAGACCCTGATCTTCGGCCCGGCCGACTTCATGGCGTCGATCAACATGAAGACCCTGGTCGTCGGGCAGCAGCCGCCCGGCTACCCGGCGGACGCCTACCACTACATCCTGATGCGCATCCTGATGGCCGCCCGCACGCACGACCTCCAGGCGATCGACGGCCCCTTCCTCCAGATCCGAGACGTGGACGCCTACCGCGAGGTCGCGGGCCGCGCCGCGGCGCTCGGCTTCGACGGCAAGTGGGTGCTGCACCCCGGCCAGGTCGACGCGGCCAACGAGGTGTTCTCGCCCTCGCAGGAGGACTACGACCACGCCGAGCTGATTCTCGACGCCTACGACTGGTGCACCTCCGAGGAGGGCGGCAAGAAGGGCTCGGCGATGCTCGGCGACGAGATGATCGACGAGGCCAGCCGCAAGATGGCCCTGGTCATCGCGGGCAAGGGCCGGGCCGCCGGCATGCAGCGCACCTCCAAGTTCGAAGCGCCGGAGGCCTGA
- a CDS encoding TetR family transcriptional regulator, giving the protein MSQPAKSSRVSAAPDVPESAAGTRAAAQRLKMRRELAAAAMELFATKGYEATTVDEIAGAAGVARRTFFRHFRSKEEAIFPDHDDTLVRAEAVLNAAPAHEHPLDTVCRGIKEVMRMYAAKPAVSVARYKLTREVPTLRQAEIASVARYERLFTRYLLGHFDERDHQPGNDDPLLAEVAASAVVTAHNHVLRRWLRADGQGDVEAQLDQAFAIVRDTFGTGIGAGRTAGAEPAKPPAASVETQGEVLVAVARTDAPLDEVMRTIQQALKER; this is encoded by the coding sequence ATGTCCCAGCCCGCCAAGTCCTCCCGTGTGTCCGCCGCGCCCGACGTCCCGGAGAGTGCCGCGGGCACCCGGGCCGCCGCCCAGCGGCTCAAAATGCGCCGCGAACTGGCCGCCGCGGCGATGGAACTCTTCGCGACGAAGGGGTACGAAGCGACCACGGTCGACGAGATCGCCGGGGCGGCGGGCGTGGCCCGGCGGACCTTCTTCCGCCACTTCCGCTCCAAGGAAGAGGCGATCTTCCCGGACCACGACGACACCCTCGTACGGGCCGAGGCGGTCCTCAACGCCGCCCCCGCGCACGAGCACCCGCTCGACACGGTGTGCCGGGGCATCAAGGAAGTCATGCGGATGTACGCGGCCAAGCCCGCGGTCTCCGTGGCCCGTTACAAGCTGACCCGCGAGGTGCCGACCCTGCGCCAGGCGGAGATCGCCTCGGTGGCCCGCTACGAGCGGCTGTTCACACGCTATCTGCTGGGCCACTTCGACGAGCGCGACCACCAGCCCGGCAACGACGACCCGTTGCTGGCCGAGGTCGCCGCGTCCGCCGTCGTCACCGCGCACAACCATGTGCTGCGCCGCTGGCTGCGGGCGGACGGGCAGGGCGATGTGGAGGCCCAGCTCGACCAGGCGTTCGCCATCGTGCGCGACACCTTCGGCACGGGCATCGGCGCGGGCCGCACGGCGGGCGCCGAGCCCGCGAAGCCGCCGGCCGCCTCGGTGGAGACCCAGGGCGAGGTGCTGGTCGCGGTGGCGCGCACGGACGCGCCGCTGGACGAAGTGATGCGGACGATCCAGCAGGCCCTCAAGGAGCGCTGA
- a CDS encoding protein meaA yields the protein MTERQKDRPWLMRTYAGHSTAEASNELYRRNLAKGQTGLSVAFDLPTQTGYDPDHVLARGEVGRVGVPVSHLGDMRRLFQDIPLEQMNTSMTINATAMWLLALYQVVAEEQGADPGKLQGTTQNDIVKEYLSRGTHVFPPGPSLRLTTDMITYTVNRIPKWNPINICSYHLQEAGATPVQEIAYAMSTAIAVLDAVRDSGQVPEEKFGAVVARISFFVNAGVRFIEEMCKMRAFGRIWDRVTRERYGITDAKQRRFRYGVQVNSLGLTEAQPENNVQRIVLEMLAVTLSKDARARAVQLPAWNEALGLPRPWDQQWSLRIQQVLAHESDLLEYEDIFAGSHVIEAKVDELVADSLAEMDRIEQMGGAMAAVESGYLKSELVSSHAERRARIEAGDEKIVGVNVYETTEPNPLTADLDGAIMTVDPANEAKVVAALHEWRDNRDEPRATEALAALKKAAAGTENLMEATVECARAGVTTGEWSWALRDVFGEFRAPTGVSSAPVAVTAEEGSPLALVREKTARTAEDLGVGRLRLLVGKPGLDGHSNGAEQIAVRARDAGFEVVYQGIRLTPEQIVSAAVAEDVHCVGLSILSGSHAELVPDVLVRLRRTGAGDIPVIAGGIIPPADAEALIGAGVAAVFTPKDFGITEIIGRIVDEIRKANKLDPLEVPA from the coding sequence ATGACGGAACGTCAGAAGGACCGCCCCTGGCTCATGCGGACGTACGCGGGCCACTCCACGGCCGAGGCGTCCAACGAGCTCTACCGGCGCAACCTCGCCAAGGGCCAGACGGGTCTGTCGGTCGCCTTCGACCTGCCGACCCAGACCGGATACGACCCCGACCACGTCCTGGCGCGCGGCGAGGTCGGGCGGGTCGGTGTGCCGGTGTCGCACCTCGGCGACATGCGCCGGCTGTTCCAGGACATCCCCCTGGAGCAGATGAACACCTCCATGACGATCAACGCCACCGCCATGTGGCTGCTGGCGCTCTACCAGGTCGTCGCGGAGGAGCAGGGCGCCGACCCGGGCAAGCTCCAGGGCACCACGCAGAACGACATCGTCAAGGAGTACCTGTCGCGCGGGACGCACGTCTTCCCGCCCGGCCCCTCGCTGCGGCTGACCACCGACATGATCACGTACACGGTCAACCGCATCCCCAAGTGGAACCCGATCAACATCTGCAGCTACCACCTCCAGGAGGCGGGGGCGACCCCGGTCCAGGAGATCGCGTACGCGATGTCGACGGCCATCGCCGTCCTCGATGCCGTACGCGACTCCGGGCAGGTGCCCGAGGAGAAGTTCGGGGCCGTCGTCGCGCGGATCTCGTTCTTCGTGAACGCGGGCGTCCGCTTCATCGAGGAGATGTGCAAGATGCGGGCGTTCGGCCGCATCTGGGACCGGGTCACCCGCGAGCGCTACGGCATCACCGACGCCAAGCAGCGCCGGTTCCGCTACGGCGTCCAGGTCAACTCGCTCGGCCTGACCGAGGCGCAGCCGGAGAACAACGTCCAGCGCATCGTGCTCGAAATGCTGGCCGTGACCCTCTCCAAGGACGCCCGGGCCCGCGCGGTCCAGCTGCCCGCCTGGAACGAGGCGCTGGGACTCCCCCGGCCCTGGGACCAGCAGTGGTCGCTGCGCATCCAGCAGGTCCTGGCGCACGAGAGCGACCTGCTGGAGTACGAGGACATCTTCGCCGGTTCGCACGTCATCGAGGCCAAGGTGGACGAGCTGGTCGCCGACTCGCTGGCCGAGATGGACCGGATCGAGCAGATGGGCGGCGCGATGGCGGCCGTCGAGTCCGGCTACCTCAAGTCCGAGCTGGTCTCCTCGCACGCCGAGCGGCGGGCCCGGATCGAGGCCGGCGACGAGAAGATCGTCGGCGTCAACGTCTACGAGACGACCGAGCCCAACCCGCTCACCGCCGACCTCGACGGGGCGATCATGACGGTCGACCCGGCGAATGAGGCGAAGGTCGTCGCCGCGCTCCACGAGTGGCGCGACAACCGCGACGAGCCCCGGGCCACCGAGGCGCTGGCCGCGCTGAAGAAGGCCGCCGCCGGCACCGAGAACCTGATGGAGGCGACCGTCGAGTGCGCCCGCGCCGGGGTGACCACCGGCGAGTGGTCCTGGGCGCTGCGCGATGTGTTCGGCGAGTTCCGGGCACCGACGGGGGTGTCGTCGGCCCCGGTCGCGGTCACCGCCGAGGAGGGCTCGCCGCTGGCCCTCGTACGCGAGAAGACCGCGCGGACCGCCGAGGACCTGGGCGTCGGGCGACTGCGGCTGCTGGTCGGCAAGCCGGGCCTGGACGGGCACTCCAACGGCGCCGAGCAGATCGCGGTGCGGGCCAGGGACGCCGGCTTCGAGGTGGTCTACCAGGGCATCCGGCTGACGCCCGAACAGATCGTCTCGGCGGCCGTCGCCGAGGACGTGCACTGCGTCGGCCTGTCCATCCTGTCCGGCTCGCACGCCGAGCTGGTGCCGGACGTGCTGGTCCGGCTGCGCCGCACCGGGGCCGGCGACATCCCGGTCATCGCCGGCGGCATCATTCCCCCGGCCGACGCCGAGGCCCTGATCGGGGCGGGTGTCGCCGCCGTGTTCACCCCGAAGGACTTCGGCATCACGGAGATCATCGGCCGTATCGTCGACGAGATCCGGAAAGCGAACAAGCTCGACCCTCTGGAGGTCCCCGCATGA
- a CDS encoding phosphatidylserine decarboxylase, giving the protein MPDSHTSASRGRVRIARGASPWLLPTVATAALSLTRARRSGRWAAVAVPTTALAAGMLWFFRDPEREITRGRVISPADGVVQSIMPWKDGRTRVAIFMSPLNVHVNRAPLAGTVTSVEHVPGGFVPAFNKESENNERVVWHFDTELGDIEMVQIAGAVARRIVPYIPQGTKVEQGERIGLIRFGSRVDIYLPEGVDVAVEVGQATTAGVTRIDRD; this is encoded by the coding sequence ATGCCCGACAGCCATACCTCTGCCTCACGCGGCCGGGTCCGCATCGCACGCGGAGCTTCGCCGTGGCTCCTGCCGACCGTCGCCACCGCCGCCCTCAGCCTGACCCGCGCCCGCCGGTCCGGGCGCTGGGCGGCCGTGGCCGTGCCCACCACCGCGCTCGCGGCGGGCATGCTCTGGTTCTTCCGGGACCCGGAGCGCGAGATCACCCGGGGGCGCGTCATCTCACCGGCCGACGGCGTGGTGCAGAGCATCATGCCGTGGAAGGACGGGCGCACCCGCGTCGCGATCTTCATGAGCCCGCTGAACGTCCATGTGAACCGCGCCCCGCTGGCCGGCACGGTGACGTCGGTGGAGCACGTACCCGGTGGCTTCGTTCCCGCCTTCAACAAGGAGAGCGAGAACAACGAGCGCGTCGTCTGGCACTTCGACACCGAGCTGGGTGACATCGAGATGGTGCAGATCGCCGGCGCGGTGGCCCGGCGCATCGTGCCCTACATCCCGCAGGGCACGAAGGTGGAGCAGGGTGAGCGCATCGGGCTGATCCGCTTCGGCTCCCGCGTCGACATCTACCTCCCGGAAGGTGTGGACGTCGCGGTCGAGGTCGGCCAGGCCACCACCGCGGGGGTGACTCGCATTGACCGTGATTGA
- a CDS encoding MaoC family dehydratase, whose amino-acid sequence MQFGRTYEEFEVGAVYKHWPGKTVTEYDDHLFCLLTMNHHPLHMDSNYAESTTDFGKNVVVGNYIYSLLLGMSVPDVSGKAIANLEIESLKHVAPTFHGDTLYGETTVLDKTPSRSKNDRGIVYVETKGYKQDGTLVCVFRRKVMVPTETYIKERGGEQPGRPELSQPSQKNVEKQS is encoded by the coding sequence ATGCAGTTCGGACGCACTTACGAGGAATTCGAGGTCGGTGCGGTTTACAAGCACTGGCCCGGAAAGACCGTCACCGAATACGACGACCACCTCTTCTGCCTGCTGACCATGAATCATCACCCGCTGCACATGGACAGCAACTACGCGGAGAGCACGACCGATTTCGGCAAGAACGTCGTCGTGGGCAACTACATCTACTCGCTGCTGCTCGGGATGTCGGTGCCGGACGTCTCCGGAAAGGCCATCGCCAACCTGGAGATCGAGTCGCTGAAGCACGTGGCGCCGACCTTCCACGGCGACACGCTCTACGGCGAGACGACGGTCCTGGACAAGACGCCGTCGCGGTCCAAGAACGACCGCGGAATCGTCTACGTCGAGACCAAAGGCTACAAGCAGGACGGCACGCTCGTCTGCGTGTTCCGCCGCAAGGTCATGGTCCCCACGGAGACGTACATCAAGGAGCGGGGCGGGGAGCAGCCCGGCCGCCCGGAGCTCAGCCAGCCTTCGCAGAAGAACGTGGAGAAGCAGTCATGA